GACGGCGGGGGCGAGGCGGTCGCCCAGGAGCGCGGCGATCTCGGTCCACTCGGCCTCGCGGTCGCCCGCCGCCGGGGCGGGCCGCCCCGAGAACACCGGGTCGAGGGCGCGCACGACGGCCGCGCGCAGTTCCTCGGGGTCGGCGCCCTCGGCGGCGTAGCCGGCGCGGCAGACCTCGCAGAAGCACAGCGACATCAGGTAGGTGCCGACCGGGCCGAGCGGCGCGCCGCCGATCTTGTCGTGTGCGTGCAGGTGCGCCAGGCCGTACCAGCCGCAGGACTCCAGCTCGGTGCCGGCCGCGCCGGGGCGCACGGCGGCCTCGGCGGCCAGGGCGGCGGCGTAGGCGCGCACCTCCTCGCGGGCGATGCAGGGCGCCCACGGGTAGCGGTCGCCGTAGGCGTTGCGCACGGTGATCTCGGGGTGCTCCTCGCCGAGCCGGGAGTTGTGGGCCAGGATCACCCAGGAGTGCACCTCGACCCCCGCCCCGGCGAGGGCGGCGGCTGCCTCGCCGAAGGGGTCGGCGCCCGGCACCCAGTCCTGCCGGTAGGGGCGCAGCGCGCGCCCCGCCCACCGGTCCTCGCCCGGCGGGTAGTAGATCGCGGAGTGCCGCGCGGTGACGACGCGGTGCCCGGGGTGGTCGGGGGTGAGCGCGCGCGTGCTGTGGTAGGCGGCGGCGAGCGTGGCCTGGCGCACGCCGAGTCCGGCGAGGCGGCCCGCGGCGGCCGGGTCGCCGACGATGTCCCAGGGGTAGACGAAGGCCGCGGCGCGCATCACTTGCCCACCAGTTCGAGGCCGTGCTCGATGAGGGCGGCCAGCTCCGCGACGTGCGCCGGCTCGGGTTCCGCCAGGGGCGGGCGGACCTCGCCGACGTCGAGACCGCGCAGCCGCACGCCGGCCTTGACCAGGGAGACGGCGTAGCCGTTGCCGCGGTTGCGCAGCTCGACCAGGGGCCGGTAGAAGCCGTCGAGGAGGAGGCGCGCCCGCTCCTCGTCGCCCTCCTCCAGCGCGCTGTGGAAGGCGAGCGCGATCTCCGGGGCGAAGCAGAAGACGGCGGACGAGTACAGCCGGACGCCGATGCCCCGGTAGGCGAGGCCGGTCAGCTCGGCGGTGGGCAGCCCGTTGAACCAGCGGAACGGCGTGCCGGGCAGTTCGGTGCGCACGGCCGAGAGGGTGCGCTGGAGCAGGTCGAGGTCGCCGAGGCCGTCCTTGAAGCCGACGATGCCGGGTGTCCTGGCCAGCTCGACGACGGTCTCCGGGGTGAACACCGCGTTGTCCCGCTGGTAGACGATGACGTCCAGGCGCGTGGCCGCGGCCAGTTCCGTGTAGTGCCGCAGCAGCCCGCGCTGGCCGGCCCGCACCAGGTAGGGCGGCAGGGCGAGCAGGCCGTCGGCGCCCGACTCCTCCGCGACGCGCGCGAACTCCACGGCGGTCGCGGTGCCGTAGCCGGTGCCGGCCACGACGGGCACCGCGCCGGCCACCTCCTCGACCGCCGCCGTGACGCAGGCGCGGAAGTCCTCCCGCGTGAGGGCGTGGAACTCCCCCGTTCCGCACGCGGCGAACACGGCGCCCGCCCCGGCGTCGACGCCCGCGCGCACGTGGGCGCGGTAGGTGTCGAGGGCGAGCGAGCCGTCGGGGGCGAAGGCGGTCACGGGAAAGAACAGCAGACCATCGAGGCGATGGGCGAGCGCGGGTTCGGTCATCGTGTCCCTACTCCCTGGGCCGTACACGATTATGATCGGCGTCCATATAGCTGAACAGACACGCTAGTTGAGGCCGGAATGAGCGGTCAAGGAGTCGTTGACGCCTCCCCGCTCACCCTCTAGCGTGTCTTCATATATGAATGGTATTCAAGAATATATTCATGGACGGAGACTCCACGATGCCTGAAGCGCCGGCGGACCGGTCCGCCGAACGCCGCACCGTTCTCCTCACCGGCGCCGCGGGGGGCGTCGGCACGCTGATGCGCGAGCTGCTGCCGCCGCACGGCTACGACCTCAGGCTCCTCGACGTCGTACCGGTGCCGGGGGAACCCGCCGCGATCACGGCGGACCTGGCCGACCACGACGCGCTGCGGGCCGCCGTCCGGGGCACCGACGCGATTGTCCACCTCGCCGGGATCTCCCTGGAATCCACCTTCGACAAGATTCTCCGGGCCAATATCGAAGGCACCTACAACCTGTACGAGGCCGCGCGGGCCGAGGGCGTGCGCCGCGTCGTGTTCGCGTCGAGCAACCACGTCGTCGGCCACACTCCCTGGCCCGCGCCCGGCGCGCCGCCGCTCCCGGTGGACGCCCCGCGCCGGCCCGACACCTTCTACGGCCTGTCGAAGTGCTTCGGCGAGGACCTGGCGCAGCTGTACTGGGACAAGTTCGGCATCGAGACGGTCTCCATCCGCATCGGCTCCTGCTTCCCCGAGCCGACCTCGGTCCGGATGCTGTCGGTGTGGCTCAGCCCCGCCGACGGCGCCCGGCTGTTCGACGCCGCGCTGCGCGCCGAGAACGTCGGGCACGCCGTCGTCTACGGCTCCTCGGCCAACACCCGCACGATGTGGGACCTCGCGCCCACCCGGGCACTGGGCTTCGAGCCCGAGGACGACTCCGAGGTCTTCGCCGCCCGGCTGATCGCCGAGCACGGCGAGCTGGACACCTCGCGCCCCGACCAGGCGCACATCGGCGGAGCGTTCGTCAACGACCCGCCGATCTGGCCCCGCTGACCGTCAGCCGGCCCGGCGCGCGCAGTCCCGCGCCAGGGCGGCAAGACGCTCCGTCCCCGGGCCCGCGCCGCCGGGCCCGGGGAACCGGCGGGGCACGAAGCCGAACGCGAGGGCGCGGGCGGGGTCGGCGAACGCCATCGACCCGCCCGCCCCGTCGTGGCCGAACGCGTCGGCGCCGAGGAACGGCCGGGCCGTCATGAAGCCGAGCCCGTAGGCCCGCGGCACGCCCAGCACCAGGTCGTGCCCGGCGGAGAACGGGCGGGCGCACTCCGCGGCCGTCGCCGCGCTCAGCAGCGGCGGCCGGCCGTCCACACCGGTGACGGCGGCGGCGTAGAGCCGCGCGAGGCCGCGGGCGGAACCGACACCGGCCACCGACGCCTGCCCGCCCGCGCGGACCTCGCGCGCGTTCGGCAGCGCGGCCAGCACCGTCGGCTCGCGGTGGTGCAGGTTGCCCGCTATTCCCGCGATGCTGTCGGGCGCCTCGGGCACCGCGCCCAGGTCCGCTGGCGCCGGCGCGGGCGGCAGCACGGGCAGCACCCGCGGCTCCTCCGCCTCCGGCAGGCCGAGGTGGACGTCCACGCCGTAGGGACGGCGGACGCGTTCGTCGTAGACCTGCTTGAGGGTCGCGCCGGTGGCCCGGCGGACGACCTCGCCCACCAGCGCCCCGACCGTCAGCGCGTGGTAGCCGAACGTCGCGCCCGGCCGCCAGTACGGCCGGTGCGGCGCGAGCCGGGCGGCCAGCGCGGCGTCGTCCGCCACCTCGGCCGGCGTGAACCCGTCGGCGGTGCCGATGGCGCCGGCCCGGTGCCCGGCGAGGTCCCGCACGGTGACCGCGCCCTTGCCCTCGGCGGCGAACTCCGGCCAGTAGGCGGCGACCTCGCGGTCGAGACGGACCGAGCCCTCCTGGGCGAGCAGCGCGAGCACCAGGAACGCGGCCCCCTTGGTCGAGGAGAACACGCCGGTCAGGCTGTCGGCCGTGACGTCCTCGCCGGTCCACAGATCCGCGACCTGGCGGCCGGCCACCCGCACGGCGAGCTGCGCGCCGTCGCCCGCGACGGCGGCGAACGCCTCGCGCAGCGGCTCGTACCCCGGCTCCACCGTGCCCCGCACCGCCCCGCGCGCCGCGTGCCGCGCCGACTCGTCGAGCAGCTCGTGCACCGCCCACACCCTGCCCGCCGCGGCGACATCCTCCCGCACCGCGCCTTTCCCGCCCTCCCGCACTGCGCTGTTCCCGCCCTCCCGCACCTGCGTGCCTCCCTCTCCGTCCGACCACTGCTTTCAGGCCAGGGCCGATTGTCCCCCTATCGGGTGAGGGGAGGAGGGCCGGGGTGCGGGAGGAGCGGAGGGCGGGGGTCAGCGCAGGCGGCCGGCCCCGGCCCAGCGGTCCACGAGCAGCGGCACCAGCAGCGGGTGGTCCACCCGGTCGCGCAGCACGGGCCGCCAGCCGGCGTCGTCACCGAGCGGCGCGTCGGGGTTGGCCCGCTGGTAGGCGCCCAGCAGGTCCACGGGCCTGTGGTTCACCCAGTTGCCCCGCTCGGTCACCGACGTACCGGCCGTCCACCGGTGCAGCACCTGCGCCGGCGCGACGCCCCTGGGCAGCGTGAACGCGTTGTACTCGGCCACCAGCGCCGACTCGATGCCGATGCCCCAGCTGTACCCGTACCTGGCTCCCGCGTCCTGCCGGAAGTGGTTGTTGTAGACGTCGACCTGGCCGTACCGCACGCGCGGCGCCCGCTCGTTGACGTTGTGGAACAGGTTGTGGTGGAACGTCGTGCGCAGCTTGCCCCGGTCGTCCGCCGCGGCACCGTCGCTGTTGCCCAGCAGGATCGTCTTGTCGTGCTCGGTGAAGACGTTCCAGCTGACCGTGACCAGGTCGCTGCCGCGCACGATGTCGAGCTGCCCGTCGTGCTGCTGGAACAGCCGGCCGAAGTATTCCGGCTGCTCCGCGTCGGGCCTGCGGCCGTCGGTGAACGTGTTGTGGTCCACCCACACGTGCCGGGAGCCGTACAGCACGAGGCTGTCGTACTCCGAGTTCCACGCGCCGAGATCGCCGTCCGTCGGGTCCCACTGCGGGAAGCAGTCGAAGGTGTCCTCGAACGTCAGGTTGCGGATGATGACGTTCTCCGCGCGGCGCACGTCCAGCGTGGCGCCCAGCAGCCGCGCGTCCCGCCCGGTGCCGATGATCGTGGTGTTCGAGGGGACGTTCAGGACGACGCGTTCCTTCTGCCGCTCCGCCGAGGCGACGCGGGCGTCCTCAAGCGGCCCCGACGGCTCGGCGTCCCGGCCCCACACCTCGGGGTCGTAGGCCGCCAGGTAGCCGTCCAGCGTGTAGCCGTCGACGGCGTAGTCCTCGCACGTCAACGGGCGCCCGGCGGCATCGGTGTTGGCGTCGATCGTGCCGTCGACGCGGACGATCTTGGGGGTGTCGCCGCCCTCGGCGAGCGCGGTGGCCAACTCCTCGCGAGTGGAGACGGTCACGACGTCGCCGCGCCCGGCCGCCGCTCCCCCGGTGACCGAGCCCTCCGCCGAGCCCCAGCCGTCGCCGGCCGGCAGCACCGCGCGCGCCTGGTCGCCGCCCCGCCCGTGCGCGGCCGACGCCTGCGGCACGGCGGCGAGGCCGAACGCGAGCGCGGCGCAGCCGGTGAGAGCGGTCAGTCGGATGTGTCTGCGTCTTCTGTGTGTGCGGTTCATCACGGCTCTCCTGCCGTAGGAAAGGGCGCGGGCCGGCCGCGCGGCCGGCCCGCGAGGGATCAGGGCCGCTGCTCCCGCCACTCGGCCTCCGCCTCGTTGAAGCGCTGGGCCAAGTCGTCGGCGAATTCCTGGGCGGTCATCTCACCGAGCAGCAGCCGCTGGAAGTTGGGCTCGGTGTCCGCCTTGGTGATGTTGTTCCAGTCGGGCAGGTAGTACGGCAGCTGCACGATGGTGGTGCGCTCGTCGCTCAGCGCCTCCACCGCCGCCGCGGTGGGCGGGGCCTGCGCGATCCAGTCGTCCTCAAGCGCCGCGGTGTTCGCGGGTATCTGGCCGGCCGACTCGTTCCACAGGCTGTTCATCTCGTGCGACGCGGCGAACTCGATGAACCGCCAGGCCGCTTCCTTGTTGTCGCTGGCCCTGAAGAGGCCGAGCCCGTCCACCGGGTTGGACACGAACGTGTGCGCCCCGCCCGGCTCGGGCGCGGGCATCGGCACCCCGGCGACCCCGTCCTCGCCGAACGCGGCCACGTGGTCGGGGTAGGAGCCCAGGTTGTGCTGCACCATCCCGACCGTTCCGCCGGTGAAGGTCGCGACCATGTTCGTGAAGTCGCTGTTGAGGTCGGCCTCCGGCGTGACCTCGTTGTACAGCCCGACGTACCGTTCCAGGGCCTCGACGTTGGCCGGGGCGTTCACCGTGCTCTGGTCGCCCTCCCAGAAGGAGGCGATGCCCGACTGCGCGTACATCGCGTCGAGCGCCTGGGCCACCGAGCCCTCGCCGCCGCGCAGCGTGAAGCCGAACCGGTTGCCGCCGCGGTCGGTCAGCTCCTCCGCCGCGGTGAAGAACTTGTCCCAGTCGGTGGGCGGTTCGAGCCCGGCCTCGGCGAAGAGGTCGGTGCGGTACCACAGCACGCCCTGGTTCGCCGAGGTCGGCACGGAGTACAGCTCGCCCTCCTCGCCGACCGTGGCCTCGACGCTCTCCAGCATGGCCGGCATCAGCTGCCCGTCCAAAGAGCTCTCCGCGAGCCGGTCCGCGACCGGGTCGAGGGCGCCCTGCGCCACGATGTTGGCCAGGTAGGAGGTGCTGACACCGCCCACGTCCGGCAGGCCCTCGCCGCCCTGGATCGCGGCGTCGTACTTGGACTGCACCTCGTTGATCGGGACACCGACGTACTCGACCTCGATGTCGGGGTTCTCCTCCTCGAAGGCGGCGATGATCTCGTTCCACACGTCCGTGCGGACGCCGCCGTTGTTGTCCCAGAAGGTGATCGTGCCGGTGCCGTCGCCCTCCCCGCCCTCCGCCGTGCCGTCGTCGCCGCAGGCGGTGGCGGTCGCGGCGAGGGCGAGCACGGAAACGGCGGCGGCGAAGCCACGCGGCAGGTGTCGTCTCATCAGGCTGCTCCCTTGCAGGAATGAGTTGCGTGTGGTGCGGGGGGACGAACCGGAACGTCGCCGGAGTGGCGTCCGGGTGTTCAGGTGACGCGGAAGCGGCGGAAGGTGGCGAGCCCCGCGCGGTCCTCGCCCGGCGGGCCCGCGGTCCCCTCCCCCGCGGGGGCCGCGGCGAACAGGCCGAGCTGGGCGCCGACCCAGCGCCACGGGACGGCCGCGAACTCGGGGCCCGAGGCCCGCGCGTGCGGCGCCGCCGCCGAGAATCCGCACCGCCCGTCCGCGGTGACCTGCACGGTCAGCCGCGCCCGGCCGTCCTCGACCCGGTAGGGCACGGCGGCGTCCCGTTCCCGCTCGGCGACCTGCTCGGCGAAGCGGTGCACCAGCAGCACACCGCCGTCGGCCGCCCGTTCGAGCCCGATCCAGGAGAACGCGTCGCCCAGGACGGTGAGCCCGGCCCGCGCGCCCGGCTCCTCCGCGTCCAGGGACAGGTCGACGGACACGGTGACCGGGCCGACGGGCAGCCGCTGCGTGAGAACGGAGGGCAGCCGCCGCAGGTCGTGCACGTGCGGCGTGCGGCGGCACACCAGCCGCAGCCCGTCCGCCCCCGCCTCCGCGCCGCCGGGCGGCGCGGTCAGGCCAGGCGCGGGGTTGGCCGTCCAGGTCCACTGCGGGCCGAACCGCCCGCCGGGGAAGTCGTCGTCGGTGGCCGGCGCCTCGCGCGGCCCGCCCGGGACCGGCACCGGGTGGGAGGCGACGGGCCGGCCGTTGTCGCCGAGCACGGGCCAGCCGTCGGGCCCCCACTCCATGGGCTGGAGGTGCACCACCCGGCCGAACGCGCCGCGCCGCTGGAAGTGCAGGAACCAGTGCCCGCCGTCCCTGGTGTCCACCCAGGCGCCCTGGTGCGGGCCGTTGACGTCGGTGTCCCCCTGCGCGAGCACGACGCGCTCCTCGTAGGGGCCGAAGAAGTCGCGGGAGCGGAACGCGCCCTGCCAGCCGGTCTCCACGGAACCCGCCGGGGCGAAGATCCAGTACCAGCCGCCGTGCCGGTACAGCTTCGGCCCCTCAAGGGTGAACCAGCCGGGCAGCGCGTCCCCGTCCACGATGACCCGCCCCTCGTCGAGGAGCGCGGTGGCGTCCTCGCTCATCCGGTGGCCGGTCAGCCGGTTCTTGACCCCGGAGCGGGACTTGGCCCAGCCGTGCACCAGGTACGCCCGCCCGTCCTCGTCCCACAGCGGGCACGGGTCGATGAGCCCCTTGCCCTCCTTGAGCAGCAGCGGCGGCGACCACGGGCCGGTGACGGCGGGCGCCTCGACGCGGAAGATGCCGCGGTCCGGGTCGCCCCAGAAGATCCAGAAGCGGCCCGCGTGGTGCCGCAGCGACGGCGCCCACACCCCGCTGTCGTGCCGCGGAACGGCGAACTCGCCCACCGGATCGAGCCGGTCGAGCGCGTGGCCGACGATGCGCCAGTTGACCAGGTCACGCGAGTGCAGCAACGGCAGTCCCGGCACGCGGCCGAAGCTCGACGCCGTCAGGTAGAAGTCGTCCCCGACCCGGATCGCGTCCGGGTCCGACCAGTCCGCGGCGAGCACCGGGTTGGTGTAGTGCTCCCCCGGCCACGCGGTCACCGGCCGGCCTCCGCGCGCCGCGCCCAGGGGGCGCCCAACTCCGAGTAGAGGGCGAGCCGCTGCGCGCCGGCCTCGGTCAGCGCGTCGACGCCGGGGATGACCCGGCGCGGCCCCTGCACCCCCGGCTCGCTGCGCCACGCGGCCGGGGGCAGCGCCACCGGGTCGGGCGCGGTGCGCACGGCCTCCACGACGCGGGTGAACGCGCCGGTGCGCTCCAGGGGCACGAGCAGCGGTTCGCCGTGGCGCAGGTGGGCGACGAGGTTGGCGAGCAGGTCGGTCCGCCCGTGCTCGGTGGTCTCAGGATCGTGCCCGGCGCGTTCGACCCGGACCCGGTCGGCCTTGTACCAGAAGGTGATGCGCCCGCGGTCGCCGTGCACGACGACGTACGGGTCGCCGGGACGCTCGGCGGCCAGGGTGACCGCGGCGACGATGGAACGGCCCGTGGTGGTGCGGATGCGCGCGCAGGAGGTGTCGTCGGCGGCGATGTCGTTGACCCGGTACAGCTCAAGGTCGACGGACTCGACGTCCCCGGCGCGGTCCGCGCCCTCGATGCGCAGCGCGGTGGCCACGGCGTGCGCCAGCGGGTTGGTCAGCACGCCGTCGACGACGTCGCGGCCGTCGAGCGTGCGCAGCCCGCCCCACGGCGCGCGCCGCCAGTACGCCTCCTCGCGCACCCACGCGCCGGCGGCGCCGATGCCGCGGACGGCGCCGATGGCACCGTCCGCGACCAGGGCGCGGATGCGGTCGATCGCCTCGGAGCCGAGCGACTGGAACCCGACCTGGCAGGCGACGCCCGCGCCGCCGACGTCGGCCGCCAGCCGCCGGAACGCGGCGAGCGACGGCGTGGGCGGCTTCTCCAGCAGCAGGTGGACGCCCGCCCGCGCGGCGGCGCGGCCCAGGTCGGCGTGGGTGTGGATCGGGGTGCACACCACGGCCGCCTCGGCGCCGGTGCCGGCCAGCAGCCCCGGCAGGTCGTCCGACTGCCTGGGGTGCCCGAGGCCGTCGAGTTCCGCCGGTGCGAGCGGCGTCAGCTCGCACACGCCGACCAGCCGGACCACGTCGCGCTCGGCGAGGCGGCGGATGTTGGCCAGGTGCCAGCGGCCGTGGCCGCGCGCCCCGGCGAGCACGATGGGCAACGGCTCCGTCATCCCTTCACCGCCCCCGCGCTGAAGCCGGTGATCAGCCACCGCTGGATGAAGGCGAAGACGAGGACGACCGGCACCGCGGCCACGACACCGCCCGCGGCGAGCGCGCCGAGGTCCACGCTGTCGGAGCCGATCAGGGTGTTCAGGCCGACCGGGATGGTCTGCTTGTCCTGCGCGTTGAGGAACATCAGCGCGAACAGGAAGTGGTTCCAGCTGTGCACGAAGGCGAAGGACCCGACCGCGATCAGGCCGGGCCGCAGCAGCGGCAGCACGATCGCGAGGAAGGCCCGCAGCCGTGAGCAGCCGTCCACCCACGCGGCCTCTTCGAGCGAGGGCGGCACGTTCCTGATGAACCCCGCGATGAGGATCATCGACAGCGGCAGCTGGAACACCGTCTCGGCGATGATCACGCTCCACAGCGAGTTCAGCAGCTGGAGTTCGCGGAAGATCTCGAACAGCGGCACCAGCATGAGCGCGCCCGGGATGAACTGCGAGCACAGCAGCGCCAGCATGAACGGCATCCGCAGGCGGAACTTGAAGCGGGCCAGCGCGTAGCCGCCGGACAGCGCGACCAGCATCGTCATCAGCATGGACGCGATGCCCACGTACATGCTGTTGAGGAAGTAGGTGTCGAACCCGCGCTCGTTCCACACCTTTTCGAAGTGCTGCCCGGTCATGGGCCAGGGCACGAGCGAGTCGGAGCCCGGCTCGCGCAGCGCGAACAGCAGCATCCAGTAGAAAGGGATCAGGGTGAACAGCAGGTAGAGGCCGAGCGGCAGGAAGATCTGCCAGCGGGGCGGCTGGTCGATGGGCCGGTTGCGGCGGCGCTTGGCGGGAGGCGCCGGAGGGGCGGACGCGGGCGCCGTCTCCCGGTCGATGACTGCGGCGGTCATTTGTCGTCGCCTCCGAACTTGCTCAGGCGCAAATAGAGGATCGAACAGAACAGGAGGATCACGAAGGCGACGGTCGTCAGGGCCGAGGCGTAACCGAACTCGTTGCCGTGGATGCCGGTCTGGGCCACGTACAGCGGCAGGGTGGTCGTCTCGCCCGCGGGACCGCCGCCCGTGAGGGTGTAGAGCAGGTCGACGTTGTTGAACTCCCAGACCGCGCGCAGCAGGGTGGAGAGCACGATCGCGTCCCGCAGGTGCGGAAGCGTGATGTGCCAGAACTGGCGCACCCGGCTCGCGCCGTCGACGGACGCGGCCTCGTACAGGTCCTTCGACACGGACTGGAGGTCGGCGAGGATGAGGATGGCGAAGAACGGGACGCCGCGCCACAGTTCGGCGATGACGGCGCCCCAGAAGACCGTTCCGGTGTCGGCGAGCACCGACGTTCCGTACTCGCCGATGCCCGCGTCGGCCAGGTACCGGTTGATGCCGGTCGACGGGTTGTAGATCAGCAGCCAGATGGTGCTGGTGAGCACGCCGGAGACGGCCCAGGGCGAGAACACCAGGGCGCGGGCCAGGCCGCGGCCGATGAAGGTCTGGTTGATGATCAGGGCGAGGGCCAGGCCGAAGACCAGCTGGAGGCTGACCTCGACGAAGACCCATTTCGCGCTGAAGAGGAGCGTGTCCCAGAAGAAGGGGTCGTCGGTGAAGATCTCCCGGAAGTTGTCGAGCCCGGCGAAGCCGTCCCGCCAGGGCTTGGTGACGTTGTAGTGCTGGAGGCTGTAGTAGATGACGCTGAGCATCGGGTAGGCGATGAAGCCCAGCATCAGCAGCCCCGCGGGCGCGATCAGCAGGTACGGCAGGGAGCGTGGTGAGCTTCCGCCACGGCGGCGCCGCGGGGGCCGGGTCCGTTCCTTGACGGCATCGGCCATTCCGCTTCTCCGTTCTCAGCTGGCGGGCGGCGCGGGAAGCGCTTTCCGCGTGTGCGTGGAGGTGGGTCCCCGGATGGGACGGGACGGGTGAGTGGTTCGCCAGGTCCGGAACGTCAGCTGGTGTGCGGTTCCGGGACGTGTCCTGGCCGGGAGAGGAAGGTGAAGTCGCAGCCGGTGTCGGCCTGGGTGATGTGTTCCTCGTAGAGGGCGCCGAAGCCGCGTCCGTAGCGGGGCGGCGGGGGCTGCCAGGCCTGGCGGCGCCGGTGGAGTTCGGCGTCGGGGACGTTGAGGTGGAGCCGGCGTGCGGGCACGTCGAGGGTGATGGTGTCGCCGGTGTTGACGAGGGCGAGGGGGCCGCCGACGTGCGACTCGGGGGCGATGTGCAGGACGCAGGCGCCGTAGCTGGTGCCGCTCATGCGGGCGTCGGAGAGGCGGACCATGTCGGTGACGCCCTGCTTGAGCAGGTAGTCGGGGATGGGGAGCATCCCGTACTCGGGCATGCCGGGACCGCCCAGCGGACCCGAGCCGCGCAGGACGAGGACGTCGTCCGGTGTGATGGCCAGGTCGGGGTCGTTGATGCGCCGCTGCATCGAGGGGTAGTCGTCGAAGACCACGGCCCGGCCGGTGTGCTGAAGAAGGTGGGGCTCGGCGGAGATGTGCTTGATCACGGCGCCGTCGGGGGCCAGGTTTCCGCGCAGAACCGCCAGGCCGCCCTGCTCGGCCACCGGGCGCTCAAGGGGCCGGATCACCTCGTCGTCGTGGACGAGGGCGTCGGCGAGCTGTTCGCGCAGGGAGCGGCAGGCGACGGTGGGGCGGTCCAGGTGGAGGTGGGTGTCGCCGAGGCGGGCCAGGAGGCCCGGCAGGCCGCCGGCGTAGTAGAAGTCCTCCATCAGGAAGCGTCCGCCGGGGCGGATGTCGGCCAGGACGGGCACGGTCCGTGCGATCCGGTCGAAGTCCTCCAGGGTGAGGGTGATGCCGCAGCGGCCGGCCATGGCGATGAGGTGGATGACGGCGTTGGTGGAGCCGCCCAGGGCCAGGACGGTGGTGATGGCGTCCTCGAAGGCGTCGCGGGTGAGGATGTCGGCGGGTGTGGTGCCGGCGCGGATGAGTTCGACGACGCGCAGCCCGGCGGCGGCGGCCATGCGGGTGTGGGCGGAGTCCACCGCGGGGATGGCGGCGGCGCCCGGCATGGTGATGCCCAGGGCCTCGGCGGCCGAGGTCATGGTGGACGCGGTGCCCATGGTCATGCAGGTGCCGGGGGACCGGGCGAGCCCGGCCTCCAGCTCCGAGATCTCGCGGTCGCCGATCCGGCCGGCGCGCTTCTCGTCCCAGTACTTCCACATGTCGGTGCCCGAACCCAGGGTCCGGCCGCGCCAGTGGCCGCGCAGCATGGGCCCCGCGGGGACGAAGATCGCGGGCAGGCCCGCGCTGGCCGCGCCCATCAGCAGGGCGGGGGTGGTCTTGTCGCAGCCGCCCAGCAGGACGGCGCCGTCCACCGGGTAGGAGCGCAGCAGCTCCTCGGTCTCCATCGCCAGCAGGTTGCGGTACAGCATCGGCGTGGGCTTCTGGAACGTCTCCGACAGGGTCGCGACGGGGAACTCCAGCGGGAAGCCCCCCGCCTGCCACACCCCCCGCTTGACCGCCTCG
Above is a genomic segment from Streptomyces marincola containing:
- a CDS encoding carbohydrate ABC transporter permease, encoding MTAAVIDRETAPASAPPAPPAKRRRNRPIDQPPRWQIFLPLGLYLLFTLIPFYWMLLFALREPGSDSLVPWPMTGQHFEKVWNERGFDTYFLNSMYVGIASMLMTMLVALSGGYALARFKFRLRMPFMLALLCSQFIPGALMLVPLFEIFRELQLLNSLWSVIIAETVFQLPLSMILIAGFIRNVPPSLEEAAWVDGCSRLRAFLAIVLPLLRPGLIAVGSFAFVHSWNHFLFALMFLNAQDKQTIPVGLNTLIGSDSVDLGALAAGGVVAAVPVVLVFAFIQRWLITGFSAGAVKG
- the araD gene encoding L-arabinonate dehydratase, yielding MNDAEERSEQVLRSGRWFDGDGVRSFSHRARTRQLGFLPEEHAGKPVVAVVNTWSDINPCHQHLRERAEAVKRGVWQAGGFPLEFPVATLSETFQKPTPMLYRNLLAMETEELLRSYPVDGAVLLGGCDKTTPALLMGAASAGLPAIFVPAGPMLRGHWRGRTLGSGTDMWKYWDEKRAGRIGDREISELEAGLARSPGTCMTMGTASTMTSAAEALGITMPGAAAIPAVDSAHTRMAAAAGLRVVELIRAGTTPADILTRDAFEDAITTVLALGGSTNAVIHLIAMAGRCGITLTLEDFDRIARTVPVLADIRPGGRFLMEDFYYAGGLPGLLARLGDTHLHLDRPTVACRSLREQLADALVHDDEVIRPLERPVAEQGGLAVLRGNLAPDGAVIKHISAEPHLLQHTGRAVVFDDYPSMQRRINDPDLAITPDDVLVLRGSGPLGGPGMPEYGMLPIPDYLLKQGVTDMVRLSDARMSGTSYGACVLHIAPESHVGGPLALVNTGDTITLDVPARRLHLNVPDAELHRRRQAWQPPPPRYGRGFGALYEEHITQADTGCDFTFLSRPGHVPEPHTS
- a CDS encoding Gfo/Idh/MocA family protein is translated as MTEPLPIVLAGARGHGRWHLANIRRLAERDVVRLVGVCELTPLAPAELDGLGHPRQSDDLPGLLAGTGAEAAVVCTPIHTHADLGRAAARAGVHLLLEKPPTPSLAAFRRLAADVGGAGVACQVGFQSLGSEAIDRIRALVADGAIGAVRGIGAAGAWVREEAYWRRAPWGGLRTLDGRDVVDGVLTNPLAHAVATALRIEGADRAGDVESVDLELYRVNDIAADDTSCARIRTTTGRSIVAAVTLAAERPGDPYVVVHGDRGRITFWYKADRVRVERAGHDPETTEHGRTDLLANLVAHLRHGEPLLVPLERTGAFTRVVEAVRTAPDPVALPPAAWRSEPGVQGPRRVIPGVDALTEAGAQRLALYSELGAPWARRAEAGR
- a CDS encoding carbohydrate ABC transporter permease, which gives rise to MADAVKERTRPPRRRRGGSSPRSLPYLLIAPAGLLMLGFIAYPMLSVIYYSLQHYNVTKPWRDGFAGLDNFREIFTDDPFFWDTLLFSAKWVFVEVSLQLVFGLALALIINQTFIGRGLARALVFSPWAVSGVLTSTIWLLIYNPSTGINRYLADAGIGEYGTSVLADTGTVFWGAVIAELWRGVPFFAILILADLQSVSKDLYEAASVDGASRVRQFWHITLPHLRDAIVLSTLLRAVWEFNNVDLLYTLTGGGPAGETTTLPLYVAQTGIHGNEFGYASALTTVAFVILLFCSILYLRLSKFGGDDK